Genomic segment of Bos indicus x Bos taurus breed Angus x Brahman F1 hybrid chromosome 27, Bos_hybrid_MaternalHap_v2.0, whole genome shotgun sequence:
ACAAATCTTAAAtggggatttttattttctcatttcctgcCCTTATGTTATAAACTACATTACCTCATTACCTTTCCTCCTGTTTACTGATTATAAATTAGTTAAGGTGCACCCAGGGGCCAGCCTCTGGAAGAGGGTTCAGGCTTTTTTAGAGATTAGAGAACTtcataaatttaacttttttctttgcttgacCCATATTTGATTTTGTTATAAATACTTATAAACTAAAGAACAGATGTGTGGTTTATCTCTTAAATGAAATCTGTAGCAATTGATTGTAATCCACCAGAAAGAACTTCCCTAATTAAGTTCATtccggtcactcagtcgtgtccgactctctgagacccgtggacggcagcgcaccaggctgccccgtccttcactgtttcccggagcttgcgcaaactcacgtccattgcgtcggtgacgccatccaaccatctcgtcctctgtcacccccttctcctgcctttaatctttccctgcatcagggtcttttccaacatgcACCCATTTGTATCAAATATGACCATTTAAACTTCAAATAGACaagatttcacttttttccccttgttttcctCCATTGTAACTTTTGAGTACAGATGGTCAGGCACTCCTTGAAAGCCCAAGCTTTGAAATACAGAAATTATATCAATACAGAAATATGAAAAGTTCTTAAGTAGTAAGGCTATTGAGAACAAAGTAATGGAAAGGTGCTTTGGAACTTGCAGTGGGTTATACCAACATAGGCTATTAGCTTTTCAATCTTATGTCTTTATTAACCAAGTTTCTGTTGTTGTAGCGAGACGGCATTTCCCTTCCAAGAAATGAAGGATTATGAACAGTAGGGGTTTTAAGGAAAATTTCCCTGGTAAGCTAATTTAACAACAGATAAACTGTCACTCTGCCTCCCCGCCCAATTCCCGTCAGGTATCAGAACTTCACCAGAAAGTACTTAAAAGATTTATTTGAACTAACTGAATCACTAGATGAACCTAAATTTGTTCTAGAATCATGTCCACTTTTCTGCGGAAACAGACAAAAAGCCAAACTAGTTTCTATTCATCACAAGACAGCTTCTCCAGCTCAGTTTGTTTCACTGACTACAAGATTGGATTTTAAGATGTGTAGATGGGAAGATGTGTGAGCGCATGCCTGAGACTTCTGCTGGATTAGACCTGCAGCCGTTAGGCCTTCTGGCACACGTGCAACTGTGTGTGTACTGGATCTTGAGCCGCCTGACTCTGACACACTAGCCCGGGCGCACAGTGACAGCGCTGGAAGATATCCACAACATGAGTGTTGTTGTTGTGACCCCTCCTGGAGCAGACGTGTCCCTCCAGGAGCACCGGTTTACAGATTTTGGTCCGATAATGATGAGCGCAGCAAAGTCCAGGCCCGCAGTTGAAATCTCTGAGACATCTTTCTCCCCTATGTCCTGTAACAAGATTGACACAGGCTTTAGTGATAAGCGGGTGGCTTGTGGGGGTGTGACTGGGGTGAGGCAAGGCAGGGAGGATAAGCTGGCAAAGTAAGGCTGGAGCAGCATGCCCGGCTCCAAGGCTGAGCGCAGCAGTGAAACGGACAGCTCTCCCGAGCAGAAGATACTGCCTGAGAagcctgagagcaggaggagaagagggcagcagaagatgagatggttgggcggcatcactgattcaatggacgtgaacttgggcaaactccgggagatggtgagggacagggaagcctggcgtgctgcagtccatgggatcgagaaagagtcagacgtgacttggcGACTGGACAACAACCAAGTTAAAACATCTGTCAGAGAAAGATGGAATTTCCTGTCTTGAGACAAAGTAAGTATCACCCATCAGTGTTTTATTAAAGGGATGTGTACTGACATGGTAAGAGACCACTGCTTACGCGGGGACCAGTTaacctaaagacaccaccaggaGCAGCCAGTTCACCCTCAAACATGCCAGCTGCTTTCTGTCAAACGTTGGATTTTAAGATTCCAGTTGTTTAAAAAGCTTCTTAGTGAAGTTTGTATTTTGTTTGAGAATGAAAAGTTACTTCATCTGTGTTCATCTCTttcgtattttttttttaaacaagtttatTGGCTTATATTTGttggatgtattttttttaattggggtatgtgtgtgttagctgctcagtcacgtctgacttcatgaccccatggactgtacagcccgccaggctcctctgtccatgggatcttccaggcaaggatactagagtgggttgccatctcctattccaagggatcttcttgacccaggggtcaaacccacatttcctgcattggcaggcacattctttaccactgagccacccatatatatatgggagcctatatatatatatatatatatatatgtacacacactcaTATTTAGAATGCTGCTCTTACTCTTCCTGggttgtggctttgtagtatttGAATTCCCCTGCGTTGGGTGCTTGATTGTCTCTTCTGTGTCTATGTCGTCTTTGTCGTCCGTCCCCTTCTCCGGCCCTTTGGCTGCCTCTTCCACTGGAGTACAGAAATCTGAGAGACAAGCGGGCGGGGTTAGAGGCCGAGAGCCACGGGCAGGCGCATCCTCAGGCTGCCAGAGAGTTTGGCAGGGCCTCTGCCTTCAGTCTCTGTGTAACTGTCTAGGTTTCTGGGACACGTGCGCTAAATATTTATATCTCACATAAGGCAAAGAAAGGGGGTTAAGTAACTGAATCAAAGCAGAAACAGTGATTCCAACTTGCACCGTTTCTTTAAAATCATCTCCACATTGCTGGCAAGGGTTGTTGCCAGGAAAGGAACTATTTTGCTGCATCGAAAAGAGGCAGCTGGGGAGATTCGCTTCAAGAATGACTTCAGGAAGCCTTTAGAGAGTGCCTGTCATGGGACATCGTCGTCCAAGAGACCCAGGTGCTGTCTCCGCCTTGTTGGAGCACAGCAGTCCTGTCAAGCTCCGGGCCGACTCACTGTTCATGCAGAGCGTCCCCGGGCAGCACATGGTAGAAGCCTGGCACCGCCTCCGTGGTCCACGGCAGGTGGCACAGAACGGTTTCTCATCATAACGTTGGAGGCAGAATTTTCTAGCACTGCAGTCCTTGTCAGACACGCACTGTGAACCCTGTGAAGGGACATTTGTTCACAGGGCTAGAGAATCCAGTGAGATGTAAGCAGACTTTACTGCAGGCAGGAGGTGGAGGAAGCCGAATGCTGAGGCCCTTGAAATGTTGCCGCAAGCCTCTAGcagcatcttcatttttttccactaGAGTTGGTTTTCTCCCACGAAGGGGAGAGCAAATCACGAACAAAGAGACCTATGTGCTGCAAAGGTTATTTGTGTTTGAAAAATTGTCCTACTTTTAAAcccagaatttaatttttatgttctttgtgaaaatggaagaaaatgttttccCATGTATCGTAGAGATGGttatgagattttttaaaaaatatatttatttgtttatttggctgcaccaggccttagttgtcgctgtgggatctagttccctgattaggactcgaacccaggccccctgccttgagagtgcagagtcccagccactgcaccaccagggaagtctctgtttaCAAGATTCTTGCTCTGTGGCTAGAAGCCCTCGACACTGTTCTACAGTTTAATGAGATGGAAGGTTGGTGTTTGTGGCAGCTCTATCTAGCTGACCTTTTGAACTCCCATCAGTCACCGTTGGCCAAGTAGCCCTCGGGGGACCTCACCTGAGTCACTTGATTCTTAGGGATGCCTCATTTGCAGAGCAACAGATTCCAAAGACCAGCTTTTCTTATCTACAACTGATGCTTTTTCAAACAGATATGAAAATTTCCTATAAAACAGTTCTGTGAAGTGAGACGGTGACAAGCCAGTGCTCCTTGCCACGTAGCATTGAACTAATAACTCCCGTATTCCCTGACTTCGTGGCCTTAGTTAAATCCCTTAGCATCTCTGAGTTGCATTTTCATCATCCGTCGTTAGGAGGCGTGACAACTATCTGAAGCTATAAGGAAGCAAGGTATTATGTATCagaggcctggcatgtggcaCAGCCTTCTCGGTGTTCACTTCCTCTCTGATTTATAGGCGAATTGAGAGCTCAGTGCCCTGAAAAGCCACTAGGCTTCTTGGGTGAGTTAATGCTAAGGTGACTGGATTCTCCCAGGAGGCCTTCAATCCAGCTCATAGCCTTTCCAGCTCCCAGGCTAGTTGAGATGAACCATTTCAGACCCCGATCCGAGTGATGCTTCATGCAAACCCCGCACCCAGCCCTCCTCCCTTTCGGGGCGTTACCTTCCGGGCCCTTTGTGCACCACTAGAGCTCTTGATGTAGTTGGAATCCAGAACTAGGGCTCCCAGGGGGGCGCACAGCCAGCCGAGCCCCAGCaggaccaccaccaccatcctcgACCCTCAGACCTCCCTGCGTCCTCCTTGAAGCTGGGAAGCTCTGCACCTGCAGTGGAGCTTTGGCCGAGATGGAAACTCAGCAAGTTGCTGGGAACTGctttttctgaaagagaagggaggaaggtgTGTGAAATGCGATAAGCGAGGTCTGATCCGCAGGTTCCCTCTTGAACTATTTATAGATGcgtcctctcctttctccctgctccctcctccttcatttccttccttcttacccCACACAGGCTAGAACAAATCCCTGCAATCTGTTTGATCAATAGTTCAAAACGAGGACTCAATCGAGGTGGGAGCAAGAGACAGGactgcagccgctgctcctccaGGGGTTGAATCCCTCTTAATTACGGCCTATCAAAGTCAGTTCAAAGGGCCAGCAGAGGAGCAGGATGTCTGTATCAAAGGCAAACTCTAATAATGACCTGCATTTCCTACCTCCCATAATcctgtgggggaggagggagtccACTCTAAGATCTGTTTTCACAGCTAATTGTGCTCCCAAGAAAGAATGGCTCCTATTAGCCAATGTGCTACGCGGGATGCCAAAAACTAATGAGTTACAAACGTACTGAGACATTTTAAACTATGCTCAGGTAGTGAAGACTATGCTCAGGTAGAAACGAGGGACGATGCCTCTGATTAGCTCTGGCATCCAGATGTAAAGAACCCAACAGCTTAAGAGCTGTGAATGTAACAGCACCTGTTGGGGCTAAATGTCAACTGGAAAATAATTCTCCTTAAGATGAAAATGGAACTGTTTGAAGTTAGGATTATTTAATTAGGAACATAATGAGATTTATGAAAATTGTCCTTTTAATGAGAACCCCAGAGAGCCCATTGTATGTATAGATTTACACAACTTGATAGGAAGTTTGGGTGCATTTTATTGAGCAGTGGATTTAACTTGTGTTGTATGATGGTGAATTGACTGAAGCAGAACAGTCTCCAATATAGCAGATTTCAGAGGGAATTTTATGCATTTTCAATTTtcctaatttaaatttttataacttcTGCTTCATCcccttttgtctgttttttttttttccactcaaacTGTTACCTAAGTCAAATAATTTAGACATGCACTTatcttcctggtagctcagacggtaaagaatctgcctgcaatgcaggagaccgggttcaatccctgggtcagaaagatcccctggagaagggaacggcaacccactccagtattctttcctggagaatttcatggactgagtagcctggccggctatagtccatggggtcgcaaagagttggacatgactgagtgaccaacactttgtCACGGCCTAAGTACTTTAAGGGTAGAACAGTCTGAATTTGGATCTAAAAATCCCTTTACTGTTGGCTTTGTTCTCAGGGTAAATTCATCCCAGTACCTGGGATGTAAGGTGCCCTTTAAAATCTAACGACGTGTTTTCTGTATGCCATCAATGTCATTCTTAGTATCACTGGGTCTTCTTCCAGAACCAACTGACCTCAGTTGTCAAGATGAACCTGGATATTCTGTGCCAGAGGACCATTCTCAGCCTCAAGGCTGCCCAGCGCCCCGGCAGCTGGGGCAGGCGACCTGAGGCTCTGTTACTTGGCTTTCTTCCTGGTGTTGGGATGTCTGCCTCCGTTGTGTGGAGTGAGGAGCTATTTCTTCTGCAAGGACTACTTTTTTCATGTAAACCAACATCAAACACCCTTTGATTGTAGGATATGCCTGGTGACTAGATGTattacagaatttattttaaagttggaCAATTATGACcaaatataaaggagaaagcCCCAGGGTTTGTTCCTTGCTGGGTTTCTCTGCTTCCTGTTACCTAACTGAAGAGAGAATCTTAGGGCAGCAGAAGCCTCTGGCAAAACAGACAGACAAAAAGGACTGGcacaaatattcactgagaacTTTGTATGCAGCAGAACCTATGATTAGGTGTTGGtaataaaagctaaaaatggTCCTTGCCCGTGAGGAGTTAATGTCCAGAAGACAAATATGTAGAGAGAATTTCTATATATTATGACAAACACTAACAAAAAGGCAGAAATGTGGGGCTGGAGGATCACAGAGGAGGTTGTGATTAGCCCTCTGGAGGAGGGATTATTTGAGCTGGGTTTTGTGGGTAGAGTAGGAGTTCTCTAGGTTAAGAAGCAGGGGATGATCTCGCCTCAGGCTCAGACAGTGAAGTGTGTACAGGGGCAGGAAGGCACATATCAGTTCTAGAGAGTCTGTGTGACTGGGGCAGATGGTGGAGAGACCAGAGAAGGCTAGATTGTGAAGAACTGATAGAAGGCAAAGGGAACCAGAAGACGTTATTTCATAAGCAGGAGAAAGTCACTGGGGATATTTGAACTTTATGACAGGATCtaatttaaaatcctttttagGAGCGCAGTGCTGGCAGCGGTGTGGAGCCAGGGTTACAGTGGGTGAAAGTGAATGCGGGGCCAATgaagaggaggtggaggaggcgaAGAGGAAGGCCAGTGTGCTGGGGCGACGCGCTGACAGTGAGGACCACCGAGGATGGGATTCTGCGCGTGGATCTCCATCGCCTGATGTGAATGAAACGGAGGAGTTCAGGTCACCCTGACATTTCTAATTCTGTGCGCAGGTGGATggttatggcttcccaggtggtgctaggggtaaagaagccacctgtcaaagcaggagacctaagagaagtgggttccatccctggattgggaagctcccctggagaagggcatggcaatgcactccagtaatcttgcctggagattctcacggtcagaggagcctggggggctacagtccatggggtcgcaaagagtcagacacactgaagcaaCCAAGCCCACGCACAGATGGTCATGCACTGTAGATGGAATTCGGGTTGGAAAgtgggttgggggtggtgggacAGAGGCCAGGAGCACCGTGATCCAAGTCATCAAGGCTTTGCTGGGTATCCAACGTGGAGACAGAAGATTAGCCCTTGTGTCCTCCGGGAGTGCCGCTCCCACAGACGAGAGGACGTGAGGATTCAGACATACCAGACGCAGGAGGCTGCAAACCGGCAACAAGACTGAAAAGCAGtcttctcctctctgtctctgtctgactttctctCAGCCTTGCAAGACTGAGAGCTTCAGAGTCAGGTGGACCTGATGGGAGCACCACACAGGCCTTCCCTGGAGCCCCTGACTCCTGGATGCATCCATCTGCCCACCATAGTGTTTATAAAACTCTATTGTGATTGGACACTGGTTTGTCTCTACAATGAGGGACGAAGGTATCATCTTTGTATCCTCATGCTTTGaaggcctggcacataatagaagCTCCATACGTTGTTTTATGTGACGGAAGACTGCATAAATAAACGCATTTACTGTGACTTTGAACAAGACACTCCACCTTTCTGGGCTGCATCTCCACAACCGTAAAGTGGCATGACTCCCCGGAAGTCCTACTTCGGAGGGTTCAGGGCATGACTATCTGTAGCGGGCCTGGTGCAGTAACTGGCACTCAGATGCTCTATCCCAGGCCATCCTCACGTAAACCTCAGGACCCAGCACACCACACGGCCCTTCCTCGGTGGCGCTCAGCAGAAGTTTGTGTAATAcaatggttgttgttgttattcagtagttcggtcgtgtcctactcttctcgaccccacggactgtagcacgccaggcttccccatccctcaccatctcccggagcttgcccaagttcatgtccattgaatcggtgatgccatcccaccatctcatcttctgtcgccctcttctccttctgccttcaatgtaATCCTAGGCACCAAAGAAAAATCCACCCCCCCACCAATTGTTATTTCTAGGTCTCCCAAAGGCCAGAGCGACTTTGAGGACATAAATACTAGAGTCTCCCTGGAAGATGACCTGGGGTATTTCCAGATCTGCAGAAGCTGCTTGCGGATAGCAATCAGGGTTCCTCAGCCAGGATGCCCAGTGGCTGCGCTCACCGCCCTCAGGCTGATCTCAGTCCTTGCGGCTTAGAGATTATGGAGCAGTCGGAAGTGGATGccagggaggagcagaggggagaggaaggttTCAGAAGTGTTTCTGCTGaaaaggaattgatgcttttgaactgtggtgttggagaagacttgtgagagtcccttggattgcaaggagatccaaccagtccatcctaaaggagatcagtcctgaatgttcaatggaaggactgatgctgaagctgaagctccattactttggccacctgatggcaagagccaactcattggaaaagaccctgattctgggaaagattgaagacaggaggagaaggggacgacagaggatgagatggttggatggcatcactgactcgatggacgtgagtttgggtaaactcaaatggtgaaggacagggaggcctggtgtgctgcggtccatggggtcgcaaagagtcggacacgactgagcaactgaacagcaacagtagGTCAGGGCCCCTGAGTTCCCAGACGCAGATGGCAGAGCACTGCAGAGCCCACTCCCCACGCTGGGAGCCTGGCCCCTCACGTGAGGACGCCCTCACATGCTTTCCTTCCCCTGGACACCCCTGCCAAGGACTGTGGGCCAACAGACAACCCGAGCTGGTCCTCCTCATGCCTCAGGGAGCTCCTGGCCCAAAGGAAGGGTGGGATTAGGGAGTATCGACTGAGCTCAGAGGaaattaaaattctagaaaagaaattccacccccacccccaccccggttCAGCAAGGAGGGAGATGCCACCCCCGTGGATGATTCCCAGCCCGGGCAGTGGGGTGCAGGCTGGTGTGTAGGAGCTGACACCTGTGCCCTCCAGTGACAGCTGCTGTAGTTCACGTCAAAGACAGCACTGTGATTTATATTCACTTCGGAAAGCGAAGTTTTGTTATGGCTCCCGTGTCAAAGCCAGTTTGATTTCCATACATTCTGCTtctcttaaaagaaaatcaaaggaacTGAAACGAGCAGGTCTTTGGCAGCATCTCACAGGAAATGTTCAATAAGTGAAAGATGAGAGGGGCAGGTTGATGAGGGGAGACAAAGATTGCAGGATCCATGTAATCACTGCAGCCGTGTAAACACTGAGGTCAGGAGGGGACCGCCGAGGAACTGGGTCTACCAGATGTCTTGCCCCTTTGGGTGGTTCCACTTCTGGAAATGGCCTGGATGCAGTCAGGAAGACGGAGTCTGGCCTATCACCGATCTTGTGGCCTTGGCTGGGTCACGGGCCTCTCAGCCTCAGCTCCTTGTGGCCTGGAGACCAGGTTTTGGGGAATTTGCAGGTAGATGATGGGGGAGATGACTGTGATGTCACACACCCTGGGGGCACCACTTGGACCCGACCTGTGTCTATGTGAGTGGTCCCCCTTCGAAGTTGTGCAGTCAGATGGTGTTAGGACCTCCCTTTCCTGCAGCAACAGCCTCAGCCCTCCTGACGCCACAGCAGACATGTAGCTGAGAACGGCACCAGGGGCCCCTAGCTTGCTTAATCAAGGttgtgctctgccttctttgggCAAAAGAAATTTGATGATGTTGAGTGTGATGCATAGATCCTAACTGCCTTGTCTGCCCTACCCCATTCCTGGGCACACACCATACTTCTGTGtaatgaaaatcccatggaccaggtGCTTGCATTCAAGCTGAGGTCTGAGGTCAGAGTCCCCATGTGCTCAGGTTCTGTGTCACCTTCTCCACACATGTGAAGGAGGGGCCAAGGAGCTCTGCAGGGGGCTCTTTCACGAGGGCGCTGATCCCATTCACGAAGGCCCCACCTCCAGACCAAGCGCCTCGGGAGGTTCCCACatctaataccatcacactgggagtTAAGATAGCAACACGTGAATCTGGGCACACGAGCATTCAGACCACAGCATTGCTCTTTCTCCTCTGCATCCTGACACACGTGTTACACAAGACACGGACATGGGGGTAGTGACAgcagatgctgctgtgaaaaggcaaggaaagatGTTTAAAAAGCTGCCCAGGTCTCAATACACGTTAGCTGGAAACAGCGTCGCTTATCTTCGGTCATGGCAGGAGTCAGGCGCTGGGACGAGGCCTTGGCACTAAGTTGACTCAGGGAACTGATGGCCTTTTGCTGATGCCACTGAGGGTCCCGGCAGCCTGCACtcatcagtgcaggagacttgggtggTTTCCTTTTCAACTGAAATACACTTATGGATCACAAGTCCCTTTCAGCCTCTTTGTTCTGGCAAGGCCTTTTTGCACAGTCCACTTTGCTTTATTCTTATTGTTCACTAAGTAgttgtcaactctttgcaaccccgtggactgtagcctactgggctcctatgtccatgggattctccaggcaagaataatggagtgggttgccattgccttctccagggcatcttcccaacccagggatcaaactgaagtGTTCTGCTacgcagacagattgtttactaCTGAACCAGCTAGTTAGTCCTTTATTCACTGTACTGACTGTAATTTAATAGTAAATACACTGCAGGGAGGAGGACAGAAACCTAAAGAACTGAGTGGAGACCAACTTCCATTCTTTTCAGCTTGTCTTCTCCTACGCCGTTTCGCTCACGGTTTCATCATTtgagtctttctctttctcctccttgctCTTCACTCTCTCAGCCACATCCTTCTGCACCCCTGTAACTCACCCACTTACTCCTCCTCTGCTCCCCTGTGCCGTCAAAGCCTGGTGGCACCGTAGCCTGATGACCAGCCCTCCAGGCCAAGGAGCGGCCTCCGCCatgcagggtggggctgggggtgtgtgACCAGCGCAGGGTCTTTCTGTGGCTTCTGTAAGCAGGAGGTCAGAGGGTTGTGAAGGGAGAGCGTGGAACCGAGCCCCCCACCCACTGTGTGTGACTCTGTAGGACAGAGTGGACCTGAGCAGTGGCCCACACACACCCCATCGCCTGTTTCAGGGAAGGAGCACACAAAGGGGAATCCGGCGGACGAGATGGGGTCTGTACCCTAACTGGAATCTGATTCTTTTTCCTCAAAGGTAGCAGGTGAACCCCACGATATTAGGAGACCCCAGACCTGCCTGGAGTCCCAATTCTAaagaagcaaattttaaaaaatgaacagctctggtgactacagttaacagtTCTGTGCTGTGAACTGGAAAGTTCCTGTGAAAGCAGAGCATCAGTGCTCTCACCATAGTAacgaaatgataattatgtggaGTTAAAGGACTCCTTCCTTATCCTGTATGTGTCAAACCATCACACTGTATGCCTGAAACTTACACAGTGTTTcatgtcaattacatctccaTAAAGCTGTCTTGAGCTCTGCACACAGAGTCGCCACTGGAGGGGAGAGGCTGTGGGCCTTGACCCTCCCTGGGGTGCTCTCCACGGATCCCAAGTAGTAGAATCCCTTCCCAGGGTCCAGACTCTGCACCCCTTCAGGGTGAGTCTG
This window contains:
- the DKK4 gene encoding dickkopf-related protein 4 isoform X1 gives rise to the protein MVVVVLLGLGWLCAPLGALVLDSNYIKSSSGAQRARKGSQCVSDKDCSARKFCLQRYDEKPFCATCRGPRRRCQASTMCCPGTLCMNNFCTPVEEAAKGPEKGTDDKDDIDTEETIKHPTQGNSNTTKPQPRKRHRGERCLRDFNCGPGLCCAHHYRTKICKPVLLEGHVCSRRGHNNNTHVVDIFQRCHCAPGLVCQSQAAQDPVHTQLHVCQKA
- the DKK4 gene encoding dickkopf-related protein 4 isoform X2; translation: MVVVVLLGLGWLCAPLGALVLDSNYIKSSSGAQRARKGSQCVSDKDCSARKFCLQRYDEKPFCATCRGPRRRCQASTMCCPGTLCMNNFCTPVEEAAKGPEKGTDDKDDIDTEETIKHPTQGNSNTTKPQPRKSKSSILNMSDIGEKDVSEISTAGLDFAALIIIGPKSVNRCSWRDTSAPGGVTTTTLMLWISSSAVTVRPG